Proteins from a genomic interval of Neodiprion lecontei isolate iyNeoLeco1 chromosome 2, iyNeoLeco1.1, whole genome shotgun sequence:
- the LOC107216499 gene encoding lethal(2) giant larvae protein homolog 1 isoform X6, producing MLKFIRGKGQQPTAERQKLQKDLFAFRKTIQHGFPNKPTAFAWDYSLRLMIIGTASGAIKVFGRPGVEFYGQHTTESGENAVTKIIAIPNEGRVVSLCDDNSLHLWEINESSLVETKSLSLEGKLKKISAMCLESNGDHLLLGTEGGNIYLLNLKSFTVSDNIIYQDVVMQNVPEDYKINPGAVEAIAEQPGHPDNILIGYNRGLMVLWNKATPGAQQLMGLFSRAQTFVSTQQLESIYWVSETRFVSSHNDGSYAFWGAGNDTVPESTTLYGPFPCKAVSKILAHPISDDEEIILFSGGMPRASYGDRHTITAMTKEKHVVFDFTSKVIDFFTVMPKEEEDGKSALQTPEALIVLAEEELVAIDLTNPDWKMMALPYLVSLHASAVTCSQHIPNVPQNLWESITAAGKAQTEHLYSDKSWPIDGGLILTANPANKNTPVNNELLLTGHEDGTVRFWNASDVALTPLYKYNSSVLFTGEHLDVLEQPPEDEEDEWPPFRKVGTFDPYSDDPRLAVKKVLLCPLSSTLVVAGTAGHVITAVISSEPINKEIKAVTMNIVNDRDGFVWKGHDQLPARSTSISFGVGFQPQSLLQLHPPAAITALALHSEWGLLAAGTAHGLAVFDYTRAKTVSVKCTLNPNDLSGAGDTPISRRKSFKKSLRESFRRLRKGRSQRRTNASSPTRNTVPEKKKDPPSQASTPAGDLSPIEAKPVERQVEARPTDDSLGSMVRCLYFARSYIISMQNTTPTLWAGTNNGTVYVFTLAIPAGARRTEEDINCTLGKEIQLKHRAPVIAITILDGSSVPLPEPLEAEKGVAPGPDMSSPHRVVIASEEQFKIFNLPSLKPFCKYKLTAHEGSRVRKTGFAKFTCSLEPAGVHEETCLLCLTNLGDCLLLSIPELRRQLNAAAIKREDINGISSLTFTKAGQALYLHSSSELQRISLSATRVTKAQCVLNLPPNARATDEPTGEVREEGRIEGTAENEGELQGSQPVPAPRTMSENGTLVSN from the exons ACAATACAGCATGGATTTCCTAATAAGCCCACTGCATTCGCATGGGATTACAGTTTACGACTAATGATCATCGGCACAGCTTCTGGAGCCATCAAAGT TTTTGGAAGGCCTGGTGTGGAATTTTACGGACAACACACAACGGAAAGCGGTGAAAATGCAGTCACCAAAATCATTGCTATACCAAACGAG ggACGTGTTGTATCGCTTTGCGACGACAACTCTCTACACCTGTGGGAGATCAATGAGAGTTCTTTGGTTGAAACAAAATCACTTTCCCTTGaaggaaagttgaaaaaaatctctgcAATGTGTTTGGAATCCAACGGGGATCATCTATTACTAGGGACAGAAGGAGGAAATATTTATCTATTGAATCTAAAGTCATTTACAGTTTCTGATAATATCATTTATCAGGATGTTGTGATGCAAAA TGTCCCGGAggattacaaaataaatcctGGAGCAGTGGAGGCCATAGCCGAGCAACCTGGACATCcagataatattttaattggaTACAATCGTGGGCTCATGGTTTTGTGGAACAAAGCTACACCCGGAGCCCAACAG CTGATGGGTTTATTTTCGCGTGCGCAGACATTCGTCTCCACCCAACAGCTGGAATCTATCTACTGGGTTTCCGAGACTCGTTTTGTATCTTCACACAATGATGGTTCGTACGCATTTTGGGGAGCTGGGAACGACACTGTGCCAGAATCCACAACCCTCTATGGACCATTTCCGTGTAAGGCTGTCTCCAAAATTCTGGCTCATCCGATAAGCGA cgacgaagaaattattttattctctgGCGGAATGCCAAGAGCAAGCTACGGGGATCGGCACACTATCACGGCTATGACCAAAGAAAAACACGTCGTTTTTGATTTCACATCAAAAGTTATCGACTTTTTCACTGTCATGCCGAAGGAGGAAGAAGATGGTAAAAGTGCTCTTCAAACACCGGAGGCTTTGATTGTTTTAGCCGAAGAAGAACTTGTTGCTATAGATCTGACAAATCCGGACTGGAAAATGATGGCATTACCATATTTGGTATCTTTACATGCGAGCgcg GTGACATGTTCTCAACATATTCCAAACGTCCCCCAAAATTTGTGGGAGTCAATCACTGCAGCTGGTAAAGCGCAAACTGAGCATTTATATTCTGATAAATCATGGCCCATCGACGGTGGTCTTATATTGACTGCAAACCCAGCGAATAAAAACACACCAGTTAACAATGAGCTTCTGTTGACTGGACATGAAGATGGGACAGTAAGATTTTGGAATGCATCAGACGTCGCTCTTACCCCGCTATACAAATATAATTCGTCCGTTTTATTCACTGGAGAGCATCTTGATGTGCTGGAACAGCCACCAGAGGATGAGGAAGATGAATGGCCGCCATTTAGAAAAGTTGGAACATTCGATCCATACTCGGATGATCCTCGTTTAGCAGTGAAAAAAGTATTGCTCTGTCCACTCTCTTCAACGCTAGTCGTTGCTGGTACTGCGGGGCACGTTATTACTGCCGTCATATCGTCAGAACCTATCAACAAGGAAATTAAAGCCGTCACAATGAATATAGTCAATGATAGAGACGGCTTTGTTTGGAAGGGACACGATCAGCTTCCTGCCAGATCGACCAGCATATCATTTGGCGTTGGCTTTCAACCGCAAAGTTTACTACAGCTTCATCCACCCGCAGCCATTACTGCATTAGCTTTACACAGTGAATGGGGACTCCTGGCTGCTGGAACTGCGCATGGCTTAGCTGTGTTTGATTATACAAGAGCGAAAACGGTCAGCGTCAAGTGCACCTTGAACCCAAATG ATTTGTCTGGAGCTGGAGATACACCAATTTCACGGCGGAAATCGTTCAAAAAATCACTCAGAGAGTCATTTAGAAGACTGAGGAAAGGAAGATCACAACGGCGCACTAATGCCAGTAGCCCAACGAGAAACACTGTgccggagaaaaaaaaagaccc GCCAAGTCAGGCATCCACTCCAGCTGGAGACCTTTCTCCCATCGAAGCTAAACCCGTTGAAAGACAAGTGGAAGCAAGGCCTACAGACGACTCCCTAGGCTCGATGGTGCGGTGCTTGTATTTTGCACGCAGCTACATAATCAGTA tgCAAAATACGACTCCGACTCTTTGGGCCGGTACAAATAATGGAACAGTGTACGTTTTTACACTAGCCATTCCTGCGGGCGCAAGGCGAACCGAAGAGGATATCAATTGTACACTTGGCAAAGAAATACAGCTGAAACATCGAGCACCTGTCATTGCAATAACTATTCTTGATGGCTCTAGCGTACCATTACCCGAACCTTTGGAAGCAGAAAAAGGAGTGGCTCCTGGTCCTGATATGTCGTCCCCACACAGAGTAGTGATTGCAAGCGAAGAACAATTCAAAATCTTCAATTTACCGTCCCTGAAACCGTTCTGCAAGTACAAATTAACTGCACATGAAGGATCTCGGGTTCGGAAAACGGGATTCGCCAAGTTTACGTGCTCGTTAGAACCTGCAGGCGTTCATGAGGAAACTTGTTTGCTTTGTCTCACAAATCTAGGAGACTGCCTTTTACTAAGTATCCCAGAACTCCGAAGACAGTTGAATGCAGCCGCGATCAAGAGAGAAGACATCAA TGGTATTTCTTCACTGACATTTACGAAGGCTGGACAGGCACTGTATCTTCACTCCAGCTCGGAACTGCAGCGAATTTCGCTGTCTGCAACTCGAGTCACAAAAGCTCAGTGCGTTTTGAATCTACCCCCAAATGCCAGAGCTACTGATGAACCGACAGGCGAAGTTCGGGAAGAAGGAAGGATAGAGGGAACTGCGGAGAACGAAGGAGAATTGCAAGGTAGTCAACCTGTGCCAGCACCTCGAACCATGTCAGAAAATGGTACTTTGGTATCCA ATTAG
- the LOC107216499 gene encoding lethal(2) giant larvae protein homolog 1 isoform X4 encodes MLKFIRGKGQQPTAERQKLQKDLFAFRKTIQHGFPNKPTAFAWDYSLRLMIIGTASGAIKVFGRPGVEFYGQHTTESGENAVTKIIAIPNEGRVVSLCDDNSLHLWEINESSLVETKSLSLEGKLKKISAMCLESNGDHLLLGTEGGNIYLLNLKSFTVSDNIIYQDVVMQNVPEDYKINPGAVEAIAEQPGHPDNILIGYNRGLMVLWNKATPGAQQLMGLFSRAQTFVSTQQLESIYWVSETRFVSSHNDGSYAFWGAGNDTVPESTTLYGPFPCKAVSKILAHPISDDEEIILFSGGMPRASYGDRHTITAMTKEKHVVFDFTSKVIDFFTVMPKEEEDGKSALQTPEALIVLAEEELVAIDLTNPDWKMMALPYLVSLHASAVTCSQHIPNVPQNLWESITAAGKAQTEHLYSDKSWPIDGGLILTANPANKNTPVNNELLLTGHEDGTVRFWNASDVALTPLYKYNSSVLFTGEHLDVLEQPPEDEEDEWPPFRKVGTFDPYSDDPRLAVKKVLLCPLSSTLVVAGTAGHVITAVISSEPINKEIKAVTMNIVNDRDGFVWKGHDQLPARSTSISFGVGFQPQSLLQLHPPAAITALALHSEWGLLAAGTAHGLAVFDYTRAKTVSVKCTLNPNDLSGAGDTPISRRKSFKKSLRESFRRLRKGRSQRRTNASSPTRNTVPEKKKDPPSQASTPAGDLSPIEAKPVERQVEARPTDDSLGSMVRCLYFARSYIISMQNTTPTLWAGTNNGTVYVFTLAIPAGARRTEEDINCTLGKEIQLKHRAPVIAITILDGSSVPLPEPLEAEKGVAPGPDMSSPHRVVIASEEQFKIFNLPSLKPFCKYKLTAHEGSRVRKTGFAKFTCSLEPAGVHEETCLLCLTNLGDCLLLSIPELRRQLNAAAIKREDINGISSLTFTKAGQALYLHSSSELQRISLSATRVTKAQCVLNLPPNARATDEPTGEVREEGRIEGTAENEGELQGSQPVPAPRTMSENGTLVSTGTESPKEPSLRPAASTTEVNGDDDRNDLSSIGDITIDSVKDHLLNSSLFRNATSSEELHSRLAGLKMEVTSRTSEISTQNQSLVVKTTTVITQAPSNGTSNGDIEASPTNDLQQLNN; translated from the exons ACAATACAGCATGGATTTCCTAATAAGCCCACTGCATTCGCATGGGATTACAGTTTACGACTAATGATCATCGGCACAGCTTCTGGAGCCATCAAAGT TTTTGGAAGGCCTGGTGTGGAATTTTACGGACAACACACAACGGAAAGCGGTGAAAATGCAGTCACCAAAATCATTGCTATACCAAACGAG ggACGTGTTGTATCGCTTTGCGACGACAACTCTCTACACCTGTGGGAGATCAATGAGAGTTCTTTGGTTGAAACAAAATCACTTTCCCTTGaaggaaagttgaaaaaaatctctgcAATGTGTTTGGAATCCAACGGGGATCATCTATTACTAGGGACAGAAGGAGGAAATATTTATCTATTGAATCTAAAGTCATTTACAGTTTCTGATAATATCATTTATCAGGATGTTGTGATGCAAAA TGTCCCGGAggattacaaaataaatcctGGAGCAGTGGAGGCCATAGCCGAGCAACCTGGACATCcagataatattttaattggaTACAATCGTGGGCTCATGGTTTTGTGGAACAAAGCTACACCCGGAGCCCAACAG CTGATGGGTTTATTTTCGCGTGCGCAGACATTCGTCTCCACCCAACAGCTGGAATCTATCTACTGGGTTTCCGAGACTCGTTTTGTATCTTCACACAATGATGGTTCGTACGCATTTTGGGGAGCTGGGAACGACACTGTGCCAGAATCCACAACCCTCTATGGACCATTTCCGTGTAAGGCTGTCTCCAAAATTCTGGCTCATCCGATAAGCGA cgacgaagaaattattttattctctgGCGGAATGCCAAGAGCAAGCTACGGGGATCGGCACACTATCACGGCTATGACCAAAGAAAAACACGTCGTTTTTGATTTCACATCAAAAGTTATCGACTTTTTCACTGTCATGCCGAAGGAGGAAGAAGATGGTAAAAGTGCTCTTCAAACACCGGAGGCTTTGATTGTTTTAGCCGAAGAAGAACTTGTTGCTATAGATCTGACAAATCCGGACTGGAAAATGATGGCATTACCATATTTGGTATCTTTACATGCGAGCgcg GTGACATGTTCTCAACATATTCCAAACGTCCCCCAAAATTTGTGGGAGTCAATCACTGCAGCTGGTAAAGCGCAAACTGAGCATTTATATTCTGATAAATCATGGCCCATCGACGGTGGTCTTATATTGACTGCAAACCCAGCGAATAAAAACACACCAGTTAACAATGAGCTTCTGTTGACTGGACATGAAGATGGGACAGTAAGATTTTGGAATGCATCAGACGTCGCTCTTACCCCGCTATACAAATATAATTCGTCCGTTTTATTCACTGGAGAGCATCTTGATGTGCTGGAACAGCCACCAGAGGATGAGGAAGATGAATGGCCGCCATTTAGAAAAGTTGGAACATTCGATCCATACTCGGATGATCCTCGTTTAGCAGTGAAAAAAGTATTGCTCTGTCCACTCTCTTCAACGCTAGTCGTTGCTGGTACTGCGGGGCACGTTATTACTGCCGTCATATCGTCAGAACCTATCAACAAGGAAATTAAAGCCGTCACAATGAATATAGTCAATGATAGAGACGGCTTTGTTTGGAAGGGACACGATCAGCTTCCTGCCAGATCGACCAGCATATCATTTGGCGTTGGCTTTCAACCGCAAAGTTTACTACAGCTTCATCCACCCGCAGCCATTACTGCATTAGCTTTACACAGTGAATGGGGACTCCTGGCTGCTGGAACTGCGCATGGCTTAGCTGTGTTTGATTATACAAGAGCGAAAACGGTCAGCGTCAAGTGCACCTTGAACCCAAATG ATTTGTCTGGAGCTGGAGATACACCAATTTCACGGCGGAAATCGTTCAAAAAATCACTCAGAGAGTCATTTAGAAGACTGAGGAAAGGAAGATCACAACGGCGCACTAATGCCAGTAGCCCAACGAGAAACACTGTgccggagaaaaaaaaagaccc GCCAAGTCAGGCATCCACTCCAGCTGGAGACCTTTCTCCCATCGAAGCTAAACCCGTTGAAAGACAAGTGGAAGCAAGGCCTACAGACGACTCCCTAGGCTCGATGGTGCGGTGCTTGTATTTTGCACGCAGCTACATAATCAGTA tgCAAAATACGACTCCGACTCTTTGGGCCGGTACAAATAATGGAACAGTGTACGTTTTTACACTAGCCATTCCTGCGGGCGCAAGGCGAACCGAAGAGGATATCAATTGTACACTTGGCAAAGAAATACAGCTGAAACATCGAGCACCTGTCATTGCAATAACTATTCTTGATGGCTCTAGCGTACCATTACCCGAACCTTTGGAAGCAGAAAAAGGAGTGGCTCCTGGTCCTGATATGTCGTCCCCACACAGAGTAGTGATTGCAAGCGAAGAACAATTCAAAATCTTCAATTTACCGTCCCTGAAACCGTTCTGCAAGTACAAATTAACTGCACATGAAGGATCTCGGGTTCGGAAAACGGGATTCGCCAAGTTTACGTGCTCGTTAGAACCTGCAGGCGTTCATGAGGAAACTTGTTTGCTTTGTCTCACAAATCTAGGAGACTGCCTTTTACTAAGTATCCCAGAACTCCGAAGACAGTTGAATGCAGCCGCGATCAAGAGAGAAGACATCAA TGGTATTTCTTCACTGACATTTACGAAGGCTGGACAGGCACTGTATCTTCACTCCAGCTCGGAACTGCAGCGAATTTCGCTGTCTGCAACTCGAGTCACAAAAGCTCAGTGCGTTTTGAATCTACCCCCAAATGCCAGAGCTACTGATGAACCGACAGGCGAAGTTCGGGAAGAAGGAAGGATAGAGGGAACTGCGGAGAACGAAGGAGAATTGCAAGGTAGTCAACCTGTGCCAGCACCTCGAACCATGTCAGAAAATGGTACTTTGGTATCCA CTGGAACAGAGTCTCCAAAAGAACCATCTCTTCGACCAGCTGCCAGCACTACTGAGGTCAATGGAGATGACGATCGCAACGATTTAAGTTCAATTGGAGACATAACAATTGACAGTGTCAAGGACCATTTGCT TAACAGTTCCCTTTTCAGAAATGCAACATCTTCAGAAGAGCTGCATAGCAGATTAGCTGGCTTAAAAATGGAAGTTACTTCTCGCACTTCGGAAATATCGACTCAGAATCAGTCGTTAGTGGTTAAAACTACTACAGTCATTACTCAAGCTCCTAGCAATGGAACTAGTAATGGCGATATCGAAGCAAGTCCAACAAATGATTTGCAACAGCTTAACA ATTAG
- the LOC107216499 gene encoding lethal(2) giant larvae protein homolog 1 isoform X2, whose product MLKFIRGKGQQPTAERQKLQKDLFAFRKTIQHGFPNKPTAFAWDYSLRLMIIGTASGAIKVFGRPGVEFYGQHTTESGENAVTKIIAIPNEGRVVSLCDDNSLHLWEINESSLVETKSLSLEGKLKKISAMCLESNGDHLLLGTEGGNIYLLNLKSFTVSDNIIYQDVVMQNVPEDYKINPGAVEAIAEQPGHPDNILIGYNRGLMVLWNKATPGAQQLMGLFSRAQTFVSTQQLESIYWVSETRFVSSHNDGSYAFWGAGNDTVPESTTLYGPFPCKAVSKILAHPISDDEEIILFSGGMPRASYGDRHTITAMTKEKHVVFDFTSKVIDFFTVMPKEEEDGKSALQTPEALIVLAEEELVAIDLTNPDWKMMALPYLVSLHASAVTCSQHIPNVPQNLWESITAAGKAQTEHLYSDKSWPIDGGLILTANPANKNTPVNNELLLTGHEDGTVRFWNASDVALTPLYKYNSSVLFTGEHLDVLEQPPEDEEDEWPPFRKVGTFDPYSDDPRLAVKKVLLCPLSSTLVVAGTAGHVITAVISSEPINKEIKAVTMNIVNDRDGFVWKGHDQLPARSTSISFGVGFQPQSLLQLHPPAAITALALHSEWGLLAAGTAHGLAVFDYTRAKTVSVKCTLNPNDLSGAGDTPISRRKSFKKSLRESFRRLRKGRSQRRTNASSPTRNTVPEKKKDPPSQASTPAGDLSPIEAKPVERQVEARPTDDSLGSMVRCLYFARSYIISMQNTTPTLWAGTNNGTVYVFTLAIPAGARRTEEDINCTLGKEIQLKHRAPVIAITILDGSSVPLPEPLEAEKGVAPGPDMSSPHRVVIASEEQFKIFNLPSLKPFCKYKLTAHEGSRVRKTGFAKFTCSLEPAGVHEETCLLCLTNLGDCLLLSIPELRRQLNAAAIKREDINGISSLTFTKAGQALYLHSSSELQRISLSATRVTKAQCVLNLPPNARATDEPTGEVREEGRIEGTAENEGELQGSQPVPAPRTMSENGTLVSTGTESPKEPSLRPAASTTEVNGDDDRNDLSSIGDITIDSVKDHLLNATSSEELHSRLAGLKMEVTSRTSEISTQNQSLVVKTTTVITQAPSNGTSNGDIEASPTNDLQQLNSTTVEREIASGTETTTTHATITLPPNVEISAADLANLEVTTTTVTTENSKAPLARPEEVGS is encoded by the exons ACAATACAGCATGGATTTCCTAATAAGCCCACTGCATTCGCATGGGATTACAGTTTACGACTAATGATCATCGGCACAGCTTCTGGAGCCATCAAAGT TTTTGGAAGGCCTGGTGTGGAATTTTACGGACAACACACAACGGAAAGCGGTGAAAATGCAGTCACCAAAATCATTGCTATACCAAACGAG ggACGTGTTGTATCGCTTTGCGACGACAACTCTCTACACCTGTGGGAGATCAATGAGAGTTCTTTGGTTGAAACAAAATCACTTTCCCTTGaaggaaagttgaaaaaaatctctgcAATGTGTTTGGAATCCAACGGGGATCATCTATTACTAGGGACAGAAGGAGGAAATATTTATCTATTGAATCTAAAGTCATTTACAGTTTCTGATAATATCATTTATCAGGATGTTGTGATGCAAAA TGTCCCGGAggattacaaaataaatcctGGAGCAGTGGAGGCCATAGCCGAGCAACCTGGACATCcagataatattttaattggaTACAATCGTGGGCTCATGGTTTTGTGGAACAAAGCTACACCCGGAGCCCAACAG CTGATGGGTTTATTTTCGCGTGCGCAGACATTCGTCTCCACCCAACAGCTGGAATCTATCTACTGGGTTTCCGAGACTCGTTTTGTATCTTCACACAATGATGGTTCGTACGCATTTTGGGGAGCTGGGAACGACACTGTGCCAGAATCCACAACCCTCTATGGACCATTTCCGTGTAAGGCTGTCTCCAAAATTCTGGCTCATCCGATAAGCGA cgacgaagaaattattttattctctgGCGGAATGCCAAGAGCAAGCTACGGGGATCGGCACACTATCACGGCTATGACCAAAGAAAAACACGTCGTTTTTGATTTCACATCAAAAGTTATCGACTTTTTCACTGTCATGCCGAAGGAGGAAGAAGATGGTAAAAGTGCTCTTCAAACACCGGAGGCTTTGATTGTTTTAGCCGAAGAAGAACTTGTTGCTATAGATCTGACAAATCCGGACTGGAAAATGATGGCATTACCATATTTGGTATCTTTACATGCGAGCgcg GTGACATGTTCTCAACATATTCCAAACGTCCCCCAAAATTTGTGGGAGTCAATCACTGCAGCTGGTAAAGCGCAAACTGAGCATTTATATTCTGATAAATCATGGCCCATCGACGGTGGTCTTATATTGACTGCAAACCCAGCGAATAAAAACACACCAGTTAACAATGAGCTTCTGTTGACTGGACATGAAGATGGGACAGTAAGATTTTGGAATGCATCAGACGTCGCTCTTACCCCGCTATACAAATATAATTCGTCCGTTTTATTCACTGGAGAGCATCTTGATGTGCTGGAACAGCCACCAGAGGATGAGGAAGATGAATGGCCGCCATTTAGAAAAGTTGGAACATTCGATCCATACTCGGATGATCCTCGTTTAGCAGTGAAAAAAGTATTGCTCTGTCCACTCTCTTCAACGCTAGTCGTTGCTGGTACTGCGGGGCACGTTATTACTGCCGTCATATCGTCAGAACCTATCAACAAGGAAATTAAAGCCGTCACAATGAATATAGTCAATGATAGAGACGGCTTTGTTTGGAAGGGACACGATCAGCTTCCTGCCAGATCGACCAGCATATCATTTGGCGTTGGCTTTCAACCGCAAAGTTTACTACAGCTTCATCCACCCGCAGCCATTACTGCATTAGCTTTACACAGTGAATGGGGACTCCTGGCTGCTGGAACTGCGCATGGCTTAGCTGTGTTTGATTATACAAGAGCGAAAACGGTCAGCGTCAAGTGCACCTTGAACCCAAATG ATTTGTCTGGAGCTGGAGATACACCAATTTCACGGCGGAAATCGTTCAAAAAATCACTCAGAGAGTCATTTAGAAGACTGAGGAAAGGAAGATCACAACGGCGCACTAATGCCAGTAGCCCAACGAGAAACACTGTgccggagaaaaaaaaagaccc GCCAAGTCAGGCATCCACTCCAGCTGGAGACCTTTCTCCCATCGAAGCTAAACCCGTTGAAAGACAAGTGGAAGCAAGGCCTACAGACGACTCCCTAGGCTCGATGGTGCGGTGCTTGTATTTTGCACGCAGCTACATAATCAGTA tgCAAAATACGACTCCGACTCTTTGGGCCGGTACAAATAATGGAACAGTGTACGTTTTTACACTAGCCATTCCTGCGGGCGCAAGGCGAACCGAAGAGGATATCAATTGTACACTTGGCAAAGAAATACAGCTGAAACATCGAGCACCTGTCATTGCAATAACTATTCTTGATGGCTCTAGCGTACCATTACCCGAACCTTTGGAAGCAGAAAAAGGAGTGGCTCCTGGTCCTGATATGTCGTCCCCACACAGAGTAGTGATTGCAAGCGAAGAACAATTCAAAATCTTCAATTTACCGTCCCTGAAACCGTTCTGCAAGTACAAATTAACTGCACATGAAGGATCTCGGGTTCGGAAAACGGGATTCGCCAAGTTTACGTGCTCGTTAGAACCTGCAGGCGTTCATGAGGAAACTTGTTTGCTTTGTCTCACAAATCTAGGAGACTGCCTTTTACTAAGTATCCCAGAACTCCGAAGACAGTTGAATGCAGCCGCGATCAAGAGAGAAGACATCAA TGGTATTTCTTCACTGACATTTACGAAGGCTGGACAGGCACTGTATCTTCACTCCAGCTCGGAACTGCAGCGAATTTCGCTGTCTGCAACTCGAGTCACAAAAGCTCAGTGCGTTTTGAATCTACCCCCAAATGCCAGAGCTACTGATGAACCGACAGGCGAAGTTCGGGAAGAAGGAAGGATAGAGGGAACTGCGGAGAACGAAGGAGAATTGCAAGGTAGTCAACCTGTGCCAGCACCTCGAACCATGTCAGAAAATGGTACTTTGGTATCCA CTGGAACAGAGTCTCCAAAAGAACCATCTCTTCGACCAGCTGCCAGCACTACTGAGGTCAATGGAGATGACGATCGCAACGATTTAAGTTCAATTGGAGACATAACAATTGACAGTGTCAAGGACCATTTGCT AAATGCAACATCTTCAGAAGAGCTGCATAGCAGATTAGCTGGCTTAAAAATGGAAGTTACTTCTCGCACTTCGGAAATATCGACTCAGAATCAGTCGTTAGTGGTTAAAACTACTACAGTCATTACTCAAGCTCCTAGCAATGGAACTAGTAATGGCGATATCGAAGCAAGTCCAACAAATGATTTGCAACAGCTTAACA GCACCACCGTAGAGAGAGAAATTGCAAGCGGGACTGAGACTACTACAACACATGCAACGATTACACTTCCCCCAAATGTCGAG ATTAGCGCAGCAGACTTGGCTAATCTTGAAGTAACCACGACAACAGTAACAACTGAAAATTCCAAGGCACCACTCGCAAGACCCGAAGAAGTAGGATCTTAG